In one Micromonospora polyrhachis genomic region, the following are encoded:
- a CDS encoding STAS domain-containing protein produces MELSLATRTVADHTVLEVGGEVDVYTAPRLRERLVELVDGGARNVVVDLGRVDFLDSTGLGVLVGALKRLRAAGGTFGLVCAKEPLLKIFRITALDQVFPIHPSIDSATGSGSAGASA; encoded by the coding sequence ATGGAGCTATCGCTGGCGACCCGCACCGTCGCCGATCACACGGTGCTTGAGGTCGGCGGCGAGGTGGACGTCTATACCGCCCCTCGGCTACGGGAACGGCTCGTCGAGTTGGTCGACGGCGGGGCCCGTAACGTCGTCGTGGACCTGGGGCGGGTCGACTTCCTCGACTCGACCGGACTCGGTGTGCTGGTCGGTGCCCTGAAGCGGCTGCGTGCGGCCGGTGGCACCTTCGGTCTGGTCTGCGCGAAGGAACCGCTGCTCAAGATCTTCCGGATCACCGCGCTGGACCAGGTCTTCCCGATCCATCCCAGCATCGACTCCGCGACCGGCTCGGGCTCGGCCGGCGCCAGCGCGTGA
- a CDS encoding DEAD/DEAH box helicase codes for MTSAATVSAGSGADWSGPAGNPTPADLLRRLRARSGMTAAGDPVTHVEQVTARAGTTAPWPDWVPEQLRAALAGRGVVAPWRHQTEAATLAYEGQHVVVATGTASGKSLAYQLPTLARLLTDPRATVLYLAPTKALAADQLRTVSELGLDDVRPACYDGDTPRAEREWIRRHSRFVLTNPDMVHHGMLPGHAGWSTFLRRLTYVIVDECHTYRGVFGSHVAHVLRRLRRQAARYGRSPVFVLASATSGDPAVAAERLTGLPVTAITQDHSPRGGLTFALWEPPLLPADPEPAMPGSALPGSGRPGSAVPGPAAPADDVPGAGTALVRRSALRETADLLTDTVAAGVRTLAFVRSRRGAEVVATTTRHALNEAVPGLGERVAAYRAGYLREDRRALERSLLTGELLGLASTNALELGVDLVGLDAVLICGYPGTRASLWQQAGRAGRSGQESLAVLVARDDPLDTYLVHHPEALFGQPVEATVLDPANPYVLGPQLCCAAVEAPLTEADLDLFGPGSAEAVEALVAGGALRKRPTGWYWRHSGRPEVDLRGTGGTPICVVESTTGRLLGTVDPASAHVTVHPGAVHLHQGASYVVDELDLEDGCALVHAEEPDWSTHARDVTSLSVVSVRSRLDAGPISLFLGEVDVTSQVVSYQRRRIATGEVLDTRPLDLPARELRTVAVWFTVSDPALVEAEVEPADVPGALHAAEHAAIGLLPLVATCDRWDIGGLSTALHPDTEKPTVFVYDGHPGGAGFAERAYRVAEAWLRATRDAIVECGCEAGCPSCVQSPKCGNGNNPLSKAAAVRVLDVVLSNLAKSRTCSP; via the coding sequence GTGACCTCCGCAGCCACAGTATCGGCAGGCTCCGGAGCCGACTGGTCGGGTCCGGCCGGCAATCCGACACCGGCGGACCTGCTCCGCCGGCTGCGGGCCCGCAGTGGCATGACCGCCGCCGGTGACCCGGTCACCCACGTCGAGCAGGTCACCGCCCGCGCCGGCACCACCGCCCCCTGGCCAGACTGGGTGCCCGAACAGCTACGCGCAGCGCTCGCCGGGCGAGGGGTCGTCGCGCCCTGGCGGCATCAGACCGAGGCGGCCACCCTCGCGTACGAGGGACAGCACGTCGTCGTCGCCACCGGCACCGCCTCCGGCAAGTCACTGGCGTACCAGCTGCCCACCCTGGCCCGACTGCTGACCGACCCCCGGGCCACAGTGCTCTACCTGGCCCCCACCAAGGCGCTCGCCGCCGACCAGTTACGCACGGTCAGCGAGTTGGGCCTCGACGACGTACGACCGGCCTGCTACGACGGGGACACCCCACGGGCCGAACGGGAGTGGATCCGCCGACACTCCCGGTTCGTGCTGACCAATCCGGACATGGTGCACCACGGAATGCTGCCCGGTCATGCGGGCTGGTCGACGTTCCTGCGCCGGCTCACGTACGTGATCGTGGACGAGTGCCACACCTATCGGGGCGTCTTCGGGTCGCACGTCGCCCATGTGCTGCGGCGGCTCCGCCGTCAGGCCGCCCGCTACGGCCGCTCCCCGGTGTTCGTACTGGCCTCGGCGACCTCGGGGGATCCGGCGGTGGCAGCCGAACGGCTCACCGGGCTGCCGGTGACGGCGATAACCCAGGATCACTCGCCGCGCGGCGGCCTGACCTTCGCCCTCTGGGAGCCACCGCTGCTGCCCGCCGACCCGGAACCGGCGATGCCCGGGTCAGCCCTCCCCGGATCCGGCCGCCCCGGGTCTGCTGTTCCGGGACCGGCCGCACCGGCCGACGACGTCCCCGGCGCCGGCACCGCCCTGGTCCGCCGCTCGGCGCTGCGGGAGACCGCCGACCTACTCACCGACACCGTGGCCGCCGGGGTGCGGACCCTGGCGTTCGTCCGGTCCCGACGCGGTGCCGAGGTGGTCGCCACCACCACGCGGCACGCCCTGAACGAGGCGGTGCCCGGTCTCGGCGAACGGGTCGCCGCCTACCGGGCGGGTTACCTGCGGGAGGACCGACGGGCGTTGGAACGGTCGCTACTCACCGGCGAGTTGCTCGGTCTCGCCTCGACCAACGCCCTGGAGTTGGGTGTCGACCTGGTCGGGCTGGACGCCGTACTGATCTGCGGTTATCCCGGCACCCGCGCCTCGCTGTGGCAGCAGGCTGGCCGGGCCGGGCGCTCCGGGCAGGAGTCGCTGGCGGTGCTGGTGGCCCGGGACGACCCGCTGGACACCTACCTGGTGCACCATCCGGAGGCACTGTTCGGGCAGCCGGTGGAGGCGACGGTGCTCGACCCGGCCAACCCGTACGTCCTGGGCCCGCAGTTGTGCTGTGCAGCGGTCGAGGCGCCGCTGACCGAAGCCGACCTCGACCTGTTCGGGCCCGGCTCGGCCGAGGCGGTCGAGGCGCTGGTGGCCGGTGGGGCGCTGCGGAAACGCCCGACGGGGTGGTACTGGCGGCACTCCGGGCGGCCCGAGGTGGACCTACGCGGCACCGGCGGTACGCCGATCTGCGTGGTCGAGTCGACCACCGGTCGGCTGCTCGGCACGGTCGACCCGGCGTCGGCCCACGTCACCGTCCACCCCGGCGCGGTACACCTGCACCAGGGTGCCTCCTACGTCGTCGACGAGTTGGACCTGGAAGACGGCTGCGCCCTGGTGCACGCCGAGGAGCCGGACTGGTCGACCCATGCTCGGGACGTCACCTCGCTGTCGGTGGTGTCGGTCCGGTCCCGGCTGGACGCCGGTCCGATCAGCCTCTTCCTCGGCGAGGTCGACGTGACCAGCCAGGTGGTGTCGTACCAGCGGCGGCGGATAGCCACCGGGGAGGTGCTGGATACCCGCCCCCTCGACCTACCGGCCCGCGAGTTGCGGACCGTGGCGGTCTGGTTCACGGTCTCCGATCCGGCCCTGGTCGAGGCGGAAGTCGAACCGGCCGACGTGCCGGGTGCGCTGCACGCCGCCGAGCATGCGGCGATCGGACTGTTGCCGCTGGTGGCGACCTGTGACCGGTGGGACATCGGGGGACTCTCCACCGCACTGCACCCGGACACCGAGAAGCCGACGGTCTTCGTCTACGACGGGCACCCGGGCGGGGCGGGCTTCGCCGAACGGGCGTACCGGGTGGCGGAGGCGTGGCTGCGGGCGACCCGGGACGCGATCGTCGAGTGTGGCTGCGAGGCGGGCTGCCCATCCTGTGTCCAGTCGCCGAAGTGCGGCAACGGTAACAATCCGCTGTCGAAGGCTGCGGCGGTACGGGTGCTCGACGTGGTGTTGTCCAACCTGGCGAAGAGTCGGACCTGCTCGCCGTAG
- a CDS encoding GNAT family N-acetyltransferase, translating into MVEEADLDAFFQHQLDPEAIWMAAFTAEDPSDRAAFLARWAKILGNESIVTRTIVVDASVVGHVASFVQEGDVEVTYWVDRAVWGRGIASQALAAFLTEVTTRPLHARVAKDNIGSRKVLERCGFTVVGEDSGFAYGRGRDVEEFLLRLAA; encoded by the coding sequence ATGGTGGAAGAGGCCGACCTGGATGCGTTCTTCCAGCATCAGCTCGACCCGGAGGCGATCTGGATGGCCGCTTTCACCGCCGAGGATCCCTCGGACCGGGCAGCTTTTCTCGCCCGCTGGGCCAAAATCCTCGGCAACGAGAGCATCGTTACGCGGACCATCGTGGTCGACGCCAGCGTGGTCGGCCATGTGGCCAGCTTCGTCCAGGAGGGCGATGTCGAGGTCACCTACTGGGTCGACCGGGCAGTATGGGGTCGGGGCATCGCCTCCCAGGCACTGGCTGCGTTCCTGACCGAGGTGACGACCCGGCCGTTGCATGCCCGGGTCGCGAAGGACAACATCGGCTCCCGCAAGGTCCTTGAACGGTGCGGTTTCACGGTCGTCGGTGAGGACAGTGGTTTTGCGTACGGGCGGGGCCGAGATGTCGAGGAGTTCCTGTTGCGCCTGGCGGCATAG
- a CDS encoding Rv3654c family TadE-like protein: protein MTTARERGSASLWLLAIGLVLVAAGIGGAAVGAARVARHQARVAADLGALAGAVHALDGPVVACDRAATIVSANGGRLTGCTVDGLDLEVTVEVAATPLPGLDRSATVTARAGPIRA from the coding sequence ATGACGACTGCCAGGGAACGGGGAAGCGCGTCGCTGTGGTTGCTTGCGATCGGGCTGGTGCTGGTGGCGGCTGGCATCGGCGGGGCGGCAGTCGGTGCGGCCCGAGTCGCTCGGCACCAGGCGCGGGTGGCGGCAGATCTGGGCGCGCTGGCCGGAGCCGTCCACGCGCTCGATGGTCCGGTGGTTGCCTGTGATCGGGCGGCCACCATCGTCTCCGCCAATGGCGGTCGGCTCACCGGCTGCACTGTGGACGGCCTCGACCTGGAGGTGACCGTTGAGGTGGCCGCCACCCCGTTGCCGGGACTGGACCGGTCCGCCACTGTCACTGCTCGGGCCGGGCCGATCCGCGCCTGA
- a CDS encoding TadE family type IV pilus minor pilin yields the protein MRRWWAGRDRGSYTAELAAGLPALMLLLFVGLTSVHAVTTKAQCVDAAREAALAAARGEDGVSAGQRAAPAGAVVSVAVAGETVAATVRAPVRALGARLPRLTVSATAVAAVEPGASEAAP from the coding sequence ATCCGGCGCTGGTGGGCCGGCCGGGACCGAGGCTCGTATACGGCTGAACTCGCGGCCGGCCTGCCGGCGCTGATGTTGCTGTTGTTCGTCGGACTCACCTCGGTCCACGCCGTGACCACGAAGGCGCAGTGTGTGGACGCCGCCCGAGAAGCGGCCCTGGCTGCCGCCCGAGGTGAGGACGGGGTGTCGGCAGGGCAGCGCGCCGCGCCGGCCGGGGCCGTCGTGTCGGTCGCCGTGGCGGGGGAGACAGTTGCGGCGACGGTACGCGCTCCTGTCCGCGCATTGGGCGCACGTCTGCCCCGGCTCACCGTCTCGGCTACGGCCGTCGCCGCCGTCGAGCCTGGCGCGTCGGAGGCAGCCCCATGA
- a CDS encoding DUF4244 domain-containing protein, whose protein sequence is MRRLRARLRGDAGMNTAEYAVGTLAAVAFAGLLLKVLTSGNVQAALTAVIDRALK, encoded by the coding sequence ATGCGTAGACTCCGAGCCCGGTTGCGGGGCGACGCCGGAATGAACACCGCCGAGTACGCCGTCGGCACCCTCGCTGCCGTGGCCTTCGCCGGCCTTCTGTTGAAGGTCCTCACCTCGGGCAACGTCCAGGCCGCCCTGACCGCCGTCATCGATCGGGCGTTGAAGTGA
- a CDS encoding type II secretion system F family protein has translation MSAPLALAGCLAGVALVVATAARPTGRTVRRRLARLGIRRTGPRRLPDLIRLGAFLGGLTVAVVAGDWTGVLVGVLVAVVLERLLRRFEPAAVRARRLREAADLPLAADLLAAALRAGAPVDRAVLAVAEALAGPLGERLARVGRTMLLGGGPEEAWSHLAPVAGADRLTAAAVRSAASGAALAGALARLADDLRADRAVAAEAAARRAGVLIVLPLGLCFLPAFVLAGLVPVIVAVLGDVL, from the coding sequence ATGTCCGCCCCGCTCGCGTTGGCTGGTTGCCTGGCCGGGGTGGCGTTGGTCGTGGCCACGGCTGCCCGACCCACCGGCCGTACGGTTCGTCGTCGTCTCGCCCGGCTGGGTATCCGACGTACCGGTCCCCGTCGGCTGCCCGACCTGATCCGGCTCGGAGCGTTCCTCGGTGGCCTGACCGTCGCGGTCGTGGCCGGCGACTGGACCGGGGTGCTGGTTGGTGTTCTCGTCGCCGTCGTCCTGGAGCGGCTGCTGCGGCGCTTCGAGCCGGCGGCAGTCCGGGCTCGGCGGCTACGCGAGGCCGCCGACCTTCCGCTCGCCGCCGACCTGCTGGCGGCGGCACTTCGGGCCGGAGCACCGGTGGACCGAGCCGTGCTGGCGGTGGCCGAGGCGCTGGCCGGTCCGCTCGGCGAGCGACTGGCGCGGGTCGGCCGGACGATGCTGCTCGGCGGCGGTCCGGAGGAAGCGTGGAGCCACCTGGCCCCGGTGGCCGGTGCCGACCGGCTGACCGCAGCCGCCGTCCGCTCGGCGGCCAGCGGCGCGGCACTCGCCGGGGCACTGGCCCGGCTCGCGGACGACCTGCGGGCCGACCGAGCGGTGGCAGCGGAAGCGGCAGCCCGCCGGGCCGGGGTGCTCATCGTCCTGCCGTTGGGGCTCTGTTTCCTGCCGGCCTTCGTTCTCGCCGGCCTCGTGCCGGTGATCGTCGCTGTCCTCGGCGACGTGCTGTGA
- a CDS encoding type II secretion system F family protein, whose translation MTATLWLLVSCLLGAALVAGWPVGSGRARRRAIIEPPPDRGRSTDRRPRTTRWRMSLSQLSAAPRRNTIAALVIGGGAGAWSGGPVASIAVAAYTGLAVGMVLRRQKLRLAVRQHRRQLDDLSALAADLRAGLPVPASSQPLSAMSAAPAPAATLPTADGTDRITSLTWSAIRLAEQTGAPLAGLLERIEADARATDRGLAAAEAQAAGARATAWLLAGLPLGGIALGFGIGVDPVTVLLHTPIGAGCAIAAIGLQLAGLTWANRLTAGATRGSAGPMRTRTA comes from the coding sequence GTGACGGCGACGCTGTGGCTGCTCGTGTCCTGCCTGCTGGGTGCCGCGCTGGTTGCCGGATGGCCAGTCGGCTCCGGTCGAGCCCGACGACGCGCCATCATCGAACCGCCGCCGGACCGGGGCAGGAGCACCGACCGGCGGCCCCGCACCACTCGGTGGCGGATGTCCCTCTCCCAGCTCTCCGCCGCGCCCCGCCGGAACACGATCGCGGCACTGGTGATCGGTGGAGGTGCCGGAGCCTGGTCAGGCGGTCCGGTGGCGTCGATAGCAGTCGCTGCCTACACCGGGCTCGCCGTGGGGATGGTGCTGCGCCGGCAGAAGCTGCGGCTTGCGGTACGGCAACACCGTCGCCAACTCGACGACCTATCCGCGCTCGCCGCCGACCTACGCGCCGGTCTGCCCGTGCCGGCGAGTTCCCAGCCGCTCTCGGCGATGTCTGCCGCGCCGGCACCGGCGGCGACGCTGCCCACAGCCGACGGAACAGACCGGATCACATCGTTGACCTGGTCGGCGATCCGATTGGCCGAGCAGACCGGCGCACCCCTGGCCGGACTACTCGAACGGATCGAGGCCGACGCCCGCGCGACGGACCGGGGTTTGGCCGCCGCCGAAGCCCAGGCCGCTGGTGCACGGGCCACCGCCTGGCTGCTGGCCGGCCTGCCACTGGGCGGGATCGCCCTGGGCTTCGGCATTGGCGTCGACCCGGTCACCGTGCTGCTACACACCCCCATCGGTGCTGGCTGCGCCATAGCCGCCATCGGCTTGCAGCTCGCCGGCCTGACCTGGGCCAACCGGCTTACCGCCGGTGCTACGCGGGGCTCCGCTGGTCCGATGCGTACCCGAACAGCCTGA
- a CDS encoding TadA family conjugal transfer-associated ATPase: MSQEIVERVRHRFAAEGTALTPAAVVSAVRAEPGAAVLGDTTVLRIASRVHQDLVGAGPLAPLLADPSVTDILVNGARVWVDRGGGLRQEAVPLGSHEDVRRLAQRLVAACGRRLDDGTPYADARLPDGTRLHAVLPPVATDGPYLSFRTFRQRPFTLDELVAHGAMAPPVAELLETVVAARLAYLVTGGTGSGKTTLLNTLLGLVPTTERIVLVEDAAELRPVHPHVVGLQARTANVEGAGSIGLSDLVRQALRMRPDRLVVGECRGAEVIDLLAALNTGHDGGAGTLHANTPADVPARLEALGLLGGLPRAALHAQVAAALQVLLQVRRSRQGRVLAAVCLLLPTGPERLVTVVPAWQRGQGLGPAATALARLIAERGVPVPRLLTATRPALPTAAEPTGAAS, encoded by the coding sequence ATGAGCCAGGAGATCGTCGAGCGTGTCCGGCACCGGTTCGCCGCCGAGGGCACGGCGCTCACACCGGCCGCTGTCGTCTCCGCCGTACGGGCCGAGCCCGGAGCCGCCGTACTGGGGGACACCACCGTGCTGCGGATCGCCAGCCGAGTACACCAGGATCTGGTGGGTGCCGGTCCACTGGCACCGCTGCTCGCCGATCCGAGCGTCACCGACATCCTGGTCAACGGGGCCCGGGTGTGGGTCGACCGAGGCGGCGGGCTTCGCCAGGAAGCGGTTCCGCTCGGCTCGCACGAGGATGTCCGTCGGCTCGCCCAGCGGCTGGTGGCGGCCTGCGGCCGGCGACTCGACGACGGAACGCCCTACGCCGACGCACGGCTGCCCGACGGCACCCGGCTGCACGCCGTACTACCTCCGGTGGCGACGGACGGACCCTACCTTTCGTTTCGCACATTCCGGCAGCGGCCGTTCACCCTCGACGAACTCGTCGCGCACGGCGCGATGGCCCCGCCCGTGGCGGAACTACTCGAAACAGTGGTGGCCGCCCGCCTGGCCTACCTGGTCACCGGCGGTACCGGGTCGGGCAAGACGACGCTGCTCAACACGCTGCTCGGCCTGGTCCCGACCACCGAACGGATCGTGCTGGTCGAGGATGCCGCCGAGTTGCGGCCGGTGCATCCACACGTCGTCGGACTCCAGGCCCGCACCGCCAACGTCGAAGGTGCTGGCTCGATCGGCCTCAGCGACCTGGTGCGGCAGGCGTTACGGATGCGTCCCGACCGGCTGGTGGTGGGGGAGTGCCGGGGCGCGGAGGTGATCGACCTACTGGCCGCGTTGAACACCGGCCACGATGGCGGGGCGGGTACGTTGCACGCCAACACGCCGGCCGACGTACCGGCCCGGTTGGAAGCGCTCGGCCTGCTCGGTGGACTGCCCCGGGCCGCCCTGCACGCCCAGGTGGCCGCCGCTCTCCAGGTACTCCTGCAGGTTCGCCGATCCCGCCAGGGGCGGGTGCTGGCGGCGGTCTGTCTGCTGTTACCCACCGGCCCGGAACGGCTCGTCACCGTCGTACCGGCCTGGCAACGCGGGCAGGGCCTCGGCCCGGCAGCCACCGCGTTGGCTCGGCTCATCGCCGAGCGAGGCGTGCCAGTGCCGCGACTGTTGACCGCTACCCGACCAGCCCTGCCGACGGCTGCCGAACCAACCGGGGCAGCCTCGTGA
- the ssd gene encoding septum site-determining protein Ssd: protein MTSDDDLLDELLRLAAAGGTEVEVAPDPPAARSRWTAAPLILVGSDQTQACLRARLPRRPRVVMVGRSGQGDPSWDLAELLGAEHVAMLPAAQPWLVDQFAETTGNTVATTGRIIAVIGGRGGAGASVLAGGLAVTAARAGLRTLLVDADPLGGGLDLVLGWEQLSGLRWPALTSADGRVDAPALVQALPSRGDLVMLSWDRGDLMPLPAEAMAATMDAGRRGRDFVVVDLPRQFDDPTVIALQAADQVFVLVPAELRATAAAARVVAAVAPHCANLSVIVRGPAPGRLKAREVAKALDLPLAGTLRPEPNLCRGLERGEAPAATGRGPLAVLCQRLVADLSGVPVHLTETA, encoded by the coding sequence TTGACCTCAGACGATGACCTGCTCGACGAACTGCTACGACTCGCCGCCGCAGGCGGCACCGAGGTCGAGGTGGCACCCGATCCGCCCGCCGCCCGGTCCCGGTGGACCGCCGCGCCGCTGATACTGGTCGGATCCGACCAGACCCAGGCCTGCCTACGGGCCCGGCTACCGCGCCGCCCCCGCGTGGTCATGGTGGGCCGGTCCGGACAGGGCGATCCGAGCTGGGATCTGGCCGAACTGCTCGGTGCCGAGCATGTCGCGATGCTGCCGGCCGCCCAACCCTGGCTGGTGGACCAGTTCGCGGAAACCACCGGCAACACCGTCGCCACCACCGGCCGGATCATCGCGGTGATCGGTGGGCGGGGCGGTGCCGGTGCAAGCGTCCTGGCCGGCGGCCTCGCCGTCACCGCCGCGCGAGCCGGTCTACGTACGCTGCTGGTGGACGCCGATCCGCTCGGTGGTGGCCTGGATCTGGTCCTCGGCTGGGAACAGTTGTCGGGGCTTCGCTGGCCAGCGCTCACCAGCGCGGATGGGCGGGTGGACGCGCCCGCCCTGGTGCAGGCCCTACCCAGTCGAGGTGACCTGGTCATGCTCTCCTGGGACCGGGGTGACCTGATGCCCCTACCAGCCGAGGCAATGGCGGCCACGATGGACGCCGGGCGACGCGGCCGGGACTTCGTCGTCGTGGACCTTCCTCGGCAGTTCGACGATCCCACCGTGATCGCACTACAAGCCGCCGATCAGGTCTTCGTGCTGGTGCCAGCCGAGTTGCGAGCCACCGCCGCCGCAGCCCGGGTGGTGGCCGCCGTCGCTCCACACTGCGCAAACCTGTCGGTGATCGTGCGAGGGCCGGCTCCCGGCCGGTTGAAGGCCCGTGAGGTGGCGAAGGCCCTCGACCTTCCGCTGGCCGGCACGCTCCGGCCAGAGCCCAACCTGTGCCGAGGACTGGAACGTGGCGAGGCACCAGCGGCCACTGGCCGAGGGCCGCTCGCCGTCCTGTGTCAGCGACTCGTCGCGGACCTCTCCGGTGTTCCGGTCCACCTCACGGAGACGGCATGA
- a CDS encoding alpha/beta hydrolase, translated as MAQATSTVILEPAAQEVARMTAQPPFLFQIPPVQGRAKLDEIQSGQISQPDVDLEDMTIPGGPTGQVQVRIVWPKGQQAGGAGGLRNRVRAVAQDVMQPDGSRNPQPVVLFVHGAGWVFGDFHTHERLVRELATQANVAVVFPEYSRAPEAQFPVALEECYTVAQWIMDSGAAQGLDASRMAIAGDSVGGNMATVLTMMAKQRGGPRFLEQVLFYPVTDANFDTASYREFSEGYYLGRELMMWFWDQYLPDTSRRSNPMAAPLQASMDQLKGLPPALIITDEADVLRDEGEAYASKLRQAGVPVTEVRYQGMIHDFVMLNALADSPPARKATSQAAMSLRDTLHKP; from the coding sequence ATGGCACAGGCCACCAGCACAGTCATCCTGGAGCCGGCCGCGCAGGAAGTGGCCCGGATGACGGCCCAACCGCCGTTCCTGTTCCAGATTCCACCAGTTCAGGGACGGGCCAAGCTCGACGAGATCCAGTCCGGCCAGATCAGCCAACCGGACGTCGACCTGGAGGACATGACGATTCCGGGCGGACCGACCGGACAGGTTCAGGTCCGGATCGTATGGCCCAAGGGACAGCAGGCCGGTGGAGCAGGCGGACTACGCAACCGGGTACGGGCAGTGGCACAGGACGTGATGCAGCCAGACGGCTCCCGCAACCCGCAACCCGTCGTCCTCTTCGTACACGGGGCGGGCTGGGTGTTCGGTGACTTCCACACCCACGAGCGGCTCGTCCGGGAACTCGCGACGCAGGCCAACGTCGCCGTGGTCTTTCCCGAGTACAGTCGCGCCCCGGAGGCACAGTTCCCGGTCGCGTTGGAGGAGTGCTACACGGTCGCGCAGTGGATCATGGATAGTGGCGCGGCGCAGGGGTTGGACGCCTCCCGTATGGCGATCGCCGGCGACTCCGTCGGCGGGAACATGGCCACCGTCCTCACGATGATGGCCAAGCAGCGGGGCGGCCCGAGGTTCCTGGAACAGGTCCTGTTCTACCCGGTCACCGACGCCAACTTCGACACCGCCTCCTACCGGGAGTTCTCGGAGGGCTACTACCTGGGCCGGGAACTCATGATGTGGTTCTGGGACCAGTACCTGCCCGACACCAGCCGGCGGTCCAACCCGATGGCGGCCCCGCTACAGGCCAGCATGGACCAGCTCAAGGGGCTACCGCCAGCGCTGATCATCACCGATGAGGCGGATGTCCTGCGGGACGAGGGCGAGGCGTACGCCAGCAAGCTGCGCCAGGCCGGCGTACCGGTAACCGAGGTCCGCTACCAGGGCATGATCCACGACTTCGTCATGCTCAACGCGTTGGCCGACAGCCCGCCGGCCCGGAAGGCCACCAGCCAGGCCGCCATGTCCCTGCGGGACACCCTGCACAAGCCCTGA